One Sphingomonas endolithica genomic window, CATCGCTCGGCGGCGCGGCGAATGTCGCATTGAACGCGAAGCCGGCGCCGTTGGTCGTCTCGACCCGGACCGACTTGGCCTTGACGAGGAACATGGTGAGCGCCGTGACGTCGGCAGGCGCGGCGTCGTACGCGGCATTGCCGCGCAGCTGCCAGGTATAGCCGATCGCCGGCCCGTTATCGAAGCGCAATGCGACGACCTTGTCGGGATAGCTGCCATCGTCGCCCGCGACCTGCAGCGGCTGCTTGGCGATGAACTGCACCGACACCACCGGCTCCGCGCCGCGATCGCATTTCACGACCAGCCGCGAGGAGCCGTCGCTCGCCGTCGTGCTGGCGGTGAGCGAACTGCCGCCACCGGCATTGGCGCGCTCGCGCGGCACCCAGGGCGCCGGTGGCGTCGCAGGCGCAGGAGCGGGAGCGGCTGCCTGCGCAAGTACCAGAAACAGGATCATGACCTCAGCTCCGAAACGATGGCCGATGCCGGGCCATCGCCACGCTTATAGCGGGATATTGTCATGCTTCTTCCACGGATTTTCCAGCGCCTTGCCGCGCAGCTTGCGCAGGCCGAGCGCGATGCGCCGGCGTGTGGCATGGGGCTGGATCACCTCGTCGATAAAGCCTTTTGCGGCTGCCACGAACGGGTTGGCGAAGCGCGCTTCGTAGACCGCGGTCTGCTCGGCAATCTCGGCGGGCGTACGGCCGCGGAAGATGATCTCGACCGCGCCCTTGGCGCCCATCACCGCGATCTCGGCGGTCGGCCAGGCGTAATTCAGGTCGCCGCGCAGATGCTTGGAGGCCATCACGTCATAGGCGCCGCCATAGGCCTTGCGCGTAATGACGGTGATCTTGGGCACGGTTGCCTCGGCATAGGCGAACAGCAGTTTCGCGCCGTGCTTGATGATGCCGTTCAGTTCCTGGGCCGTCCCCGGCAGAAAGCCCGGCACATCGACGAAGGTGACGATCGGGATGTCGAACGCATCGCAGAAGCGCACGAATCGCGCGGCCTTCTTCGACGAATTGATGTCGAGGCACCCGGCCAGCACCATCGGCTGGTTGGCGACAAAGCCGACGGTGCGACCCTCGATCCGGCCGAAGCCGATGATGATGTTGCCGGCATGCGTCGGCTGCACCTCGAAGAAATCGCCCTCGTCGACCGTTTTGCGGATCAGCTCGTGCATGTCATACGGCTGGTTGGCGCTGGCCGGGATCAGCGTGTCGAGACTGTCCTCGATCCGGTCCCACGGGTCGGACGAGGGCCGCTCGGGCGTGCCTTCGCGGTTGCTGGCGGGAAGGAAGTCCACGAAGTCGCGGGCTGCGAGCAGCGCCTCGATATCGTTCTCGAAGGCCACATCAGCGACCCCCGACTTCGTGGTATGCGTCACCGCTCCACCCAGTTCCTCCTGCGTGACGATCTCGTTTGTAACGGTCTTCACTACATCTGGGCCGGTGACGAACATGTATGACGAATCCTTCACCATGAAGATGAAGTCCGTCATCGCGGGGGAATAGACTGCGCCACCGGCGCAGGGCCCCATGATCAAGGAAATCTGCGGCACGACGCCGCTGGCCAGCACGTTGCGCTGGAATACTTCGGCATAGCCGCCGAGGGAGGCCACGCCCTCTTGGATGCGCGCGCCACCGCTGTCGTTGAGCCCGATCACGGGCGCGCCGACCTTCAGCGCCATGTCCATGATCTTGCAGATCTTCTGCGCGTGACGTTCGCTGAGCGAGCCGCCGAACACGGTGAAATCCTGACTGAAGACGAAGACCAGGCGGCCGTTGATCGTGCCCGATCCGGTGACCACGCCATCGCCGGGGATGATCTGGTCCTGCATGCCGAAGTCGATGCAATTATGCTCGACATACATGTCGAGCTCCTCGAACGAATGCTCGTCGAGCAACACGTCGAGCCGTTCGCGCGCGGTGAGCTTGCCCTTGGCGTGCTGCGCGGCGATGCGCTTCTTCCCGCCGCCCATCCGTGCCGCGTCGCGCTTGCGTTCGAGTTCGGCGATGGTCGAGGACATGCAGGTCTCCGGTGGTGCGCCGCCTCTTTTCCCGGTCGCCGCGGCTTTTGCAAATGTGAACTTGCGAAGTTGCGAAGGATCATCTTGCAAAGTAGTGGCGCAAGCATGCCCCGCCCCGCCCGCCTGTTCGCCGGAGACCAACTCCGCACGCTGCGCCAGAATGCCGGCCTCAATCAAGCGGCGATGGCCGCGCGGCTCGGCGTGTCGGTCAGCTACCTCTCGCAGCTGGAAGGCGGGGTGCGGCCGCTGACGCCGAGCGTCAGCGCGGCGTTGCGGCGGCATCATCCCGGCGCGCTGGCCTCGATCGAGGATGCTGCGCCGACGCTGCGCCTGGCCGCGCTCAGCGATGCGCTGGCCGATCCGCTGCTGCCCGCGCCGCCCGCGCCCGAGGCGATCGCGCGACTAGCCGCCGAGCGACCGGAAATCGCCGACCGCTTCATCGCGCTGCACGCCGCGCTGCGGGCGGGCGAGGAACGGCTGCAGATGGTCGAGGAGCAGGCGTCCGGCGGTGGCGGGCGCAAGCCGTGGGAAGCGGTGCGCGACTGGTTTCACAATGCCGGCAATTATGTCGATGCGCTGGACAGGGCAGCGGAAACGCTGGCCTCCGGCGACGCATTGTCCTCCCGCGAAGGCGGGAGTCCAGTCTGGGCTCCCGCCTTCACGGGAGAACAGGATGCGCTGGCGGTGGCGTTGACGCGCCACGGCGTGTCCATCCGGGCCACCGATCGGGCCAGCGATCCCATAGCAGCGTTCGACGGCCACACGCTGACGTTGGACGCCACGATGCCGGCCGAAAGCCGCCGCTTCCAGATCGCGCACCGCCTGGCGGCGATCGCCTTTGCGAGCGAGATCGACGCGATCGTTGCGACCGCCGAACTCGAGGGGGACGCCGCGCGCAACCTGCTGCGCATCGGTCTCGCCAATTACGCGGCGGGCGCGCTGACCATGCCCTACACCGCGTTCCGCGCCGCCGCGCGCGCGACACGGCATGACATCGATCGCTTGTGTCGCCGCTTCGGGGTGAGTTTCGAACAGGCGTGCCACCGGCTGTCGACGCTGCAGCGGCCAGGCGCGGAGGGCATTCCGTTCTATTTCTGCCGGGTCGACATGGCCGGCAACATCACCAAGCGGCACTCGGCGACGCGCTTCCAGTTCGCACGCTTCGGCGGCGCCTGCCCGTTATGGATCGTGCACGAGGCAGTGGCGATCCCCGATCGTATCCTGGTGCAGCAGGCAGCGACGCCCGACGGCGTACGCTATGTGTCGATGGCCAAGGGACTCGTGAAACCCTCGGGCAGCTTCACGCGCAGCCCGCGGCGTTATGCCGTGACACTGGGGTGCGAGGCGGAACATGCCGGGGACTTCGTCTATGCCGATGCGCTGGACGGGCGGGCGCAGCCGACGCCGATCGGCATTTCGTGCCGCCTCTGCCCGCGCGTCGATTGCGACCAGCGCGCGTTCCCGCCGGCGGACCGGGGGATCTCGGTCGATCCGGACATGCGCGGGACGGTGCCGTACCGGGTGGTGTGAGCACCGACCACTTGGTTCTTGTTCGCCCGCACATTCTACCAAAGGCGGTCCCCTTCCGTCAGGAAGGGGACCGGAAGCTCAGTTCACCGACGCGTGGACCGTGGCGACGGCCTTCATCACCGCGCCGATGCGGACCGAGGTCTGGATCGCCTCGGCGGTGACGCCCGCCTTCTTCAGGATCTGCTCGTGGCTGTCGATGCACATGCCGCAGCCGTTCATCGCCGAAACGGCGAGGCTGAACAGCTCGAAATCGACCTTGTCGATGCCCGGCTGACCGATCACGTTCATGCGCAGCTTGGCCGGCATGCGCTGGTACTCGTCGTTACCGGCGAGGTGCGTGAAGCGGTAATAGACGTTGTTCATCGCCATAACGGCGGCCGCCGCACGGGCTGCGGTGGCCGCTTCCGGCGTCAGCTTGGGCGCGCATTCGGCCTCGGCCGCATCGACCAGCGGCTTGTAGCCGGAGGCATGGGCGCAGGTCAGCAGCAGGCCGAACTTCTGCTGGTCGGGCAGATGCGCCTCGTTGAGCAGCGAGCCGACATTGAGACGGATGTCCTTGGCATAGTCCGGGAGGGTTCCGGCAAAATCCTTGAGCGACATGATATTTCCAATATTCAGCCCCCGCGTCACCCCGGACTTGTTCCGCGGTCCACTCGTCCGCTCGGGCCGAAGGACGAGGGTACGGTGGACCCCGGGAACAAGTCCGGGGTGACGGCTGGGAGCGGGGATAAAGCAGGCAAAGAAAGGGCGCGGAAACCCTGAGGTCTCCGCGCCCGGTTCGAACGGTTTACGCCGCCAGCTGGAGGACGTCGTCGCCCTTGTTCCAGTTGCACGGGCACAGCTCGTCGGTCTGCAGCGCGTCGAGCACGCGGAGCGTCTCGGCCGGGTTGCGGCCGACGTTCAGGCCATTGACCTGGACCGCCTGGATGACGTTGTCCGGATCGATGATGAAGGTCGCACGGAACGCGACATGTTCGTTCTTGTCGAGGATGCCGAGCTGCGAGGCGAGCACGCCACCGTTATCGGCCAGCCACGGGAAATCGGCAGCCGCCAGATCCGGGTCCGACTTGCGCCAGGCGAGGTGGACGTGCGCGGTGTCGGTCGAGGCGCCGATCAGCACGGCATCGCGATCCTCGAAATCGCCCTTGAGGCCGGCATAGCCGACGATCTCGGTCGGGCAGACGAAGGTGAAATCCTTCGGCCAGTAGAACAGCACCTTCCACTTGCCCGGGAACGCATCCTGGCTGAGCGTCTCGCCGGCCGGAAGTGCGCTGGTGCCCTGCTGGACGGGAACGGTGAAGTCGGGGAGCTTGTCGCCGATGGTAAGCATGGAATGTGGCCTCCTGAAAATAGTCGGCCTTCCGAACACATCCTCACAGCGGCGCTTTGGCGCACCGTCTCGTTGCACGATCACATATAAGGTGGCTTTTGATCGAGCCAACAGGTTATTTAGCTACAGTTGATCGATTGGAACGATGATGGCCACCTATCTACCGACGCTGAAGCAGCTGCAATATCTCGTCGCGCTGAAGGATGCGGGCCATTTCAGCCGCGCGGCCGAGGCGTGCTTCGTCACGCAATCCACCTTGTCGGCGGGCATCCGCGAACTGGAGACGCTAATCGGCGTGGTGCTGGTCGAACGCACCCGCCGCGTGGTGCGCTTCACCCCGCTGGGCGACCGCATCGCCGACAAGGCGCGGATCGTACTGCGCGAGGCGGACGAACTGGGCGACATGGCGCGCGCCGCCGGGCGCCCGCTGTCGGGCGACATGCGGATGAGCGTGATCCCGACGATCGCCCCGTTCATGCTGCCGCGCATCCTGCCGCGGCTGCGCGAGAATTATCCCGACCTGAAGCTGTTCCTGCGCGAGGAGCCGAGCGGCGCGGCGTGCGAGGGGCTGCAGAACGGCCGCACCGACTGCGTGCTGCTGGCGCTGCCTTATGCGTGCGGCGAGGTGACCAGCCAGGTGCTGTTCGAGGATCGCCTGTTCGTCGCCGGCACGGAGGCGGAGCTGGGCCATGCATCGCCGACGATCGGCGCCAAGGACATCGACGAGACCCGGCTGTTGCTGTTGGAGGACGGCCATTGCCTGAAGGAACATGCGCTGGCGGCGTGCAACCGGCCGGAAATGCGCGCCGAGGCGACGATGCTCGGCACCTCGCTGCATACCATCGTACAGATGGTCGATAACGGCCTGGGGGTGACGATGCTGCCGGAAATGGCGCTGAAGGCCGGCATCCTGGATCACACTGGGCTCACCGCGCGGCCGCTGGAGGCCGAGAGCCCGTCGCGCTCGATCGCCCTGGTATGGCGCCGCGCCTCGCCGCGGGAGAAGGATTTCCGCCTGCTCGCCGAGGTGCTGGCCGAGGCGCAGTGAGCAGAGGCGGACCGCTGCCACGGAGGGCCGAGAAAGTGTCGGCTGCGAAACCATTCCGGCGGTGGATCGTATCTTACGGGAGTGTTCGCCCGAAACGAAGCACCGGAACCAATTGGAGAAGTCCATGACCAACCACAAGCTCCCGCTGATCGCGCTGGCTGGCGCGCTGGCCACCACCGCCGCCGCCGTATCGGCACAGACCGCCCCGCAGACGCCCGCGGCACCGGCATCGACCGCTGCCCCGACGGCAGCTCCGGCCCAGGCGGCACCCGGCACCCCTGCCGCGCCCGCTGCCGTCGCCCCGAACCCGATGGTCGGCGGCGCCGCGATGGATGCCAGCAAGACGATCGTTGCCAACGCCTCGGCAGCGACCAATTTGTCGACGCTGGTCAAGGCCGTGACGGCCGCCGGTCTCGTGCCCACGCTTTCCGGCCCCGGCCCGTTCACGGTGTTCGCGCCGACCAACGACGCCTTCGGCCGCCTGGCGCCGGGCACCGTCGATACCTTGCTCCAGCCCGCCAACAAGGCGCTGCTGACCAAGGCACTGACCTATCACGTCGTGCCGGGCACGATCACCGCGGCGCAATTGCTCGCGCGGATCGAGCAGGGCGGCGGCAAGCTGACGCTGACCACGGTCGAGGGTTCGCCGCTGATCGTCACCAAGGAAGTGCAGGCCGTCGTGCTGACCGACGTCAATGGCAACAAGAGCTATGTCGAGACGCCGGACGTGCGCCAGTCCAACGGCATCGTCCATGTCGTGAACGGCGTGCTGCTGCCCAAGCTGAACTGAGTGGGACCGGGATCCGGGCGCCTTTTGCGGATCGGATCCCGGGTGCTTGTGCGCGGGGTGGGTGAGCTGGGTTAGCAAACCGGCAGCCGTCACCCCGGACTTCTTCCGGGGTCCACCGTGCCGCACACTGAACGCTAAGGGCACTATCCGCACCGCAAGCCGCTTGGTGGACCCCGGAACAAGTCCGGGGTGACGGTTGCTGGAGGCGTTCGGTCACCCACCCCTCCGTTCTTCCTGAGTAGCCATCGAGTAGCCCGCAGGGCGTATCGAGAGGGCGTATCGAAGGACAGGCAATGCACGCTCCACCGGTGCTTCGATACGAGCCCTCGATACGGCCTTCGGCCTACTCGGTCTCTACTCAGCACGAACGGGGGGGGTTAAGCGGTCAAGCTTCAGGCTGCGATCGCTCACATCATTCCGGTCGTGTCGAGCGCAGTCGAGACACCGACCCAAGCGCAGGTGTCTCGACTTCGCTCGACACGAGCGGATGGGATGGATCAGGTCGAAATTGTGACGCTGTATTGCCCGCGAGCCACCCGCCACCCGCCCGACGTCAGCCTTCCCAACGCTTGGCGGCGGCATCGTCCGTGCCGCGTGGTTCCACCCAGCGGGTGTCGCTGCCGCGGGTTTCGCGTTTCCAGAACGGGGCGTCGGTCTTCAGCCGGTCGATCAGGAACGCGCATGCTTCCAGCGCCGCGCTGCGGTGCGCCGCGCTCGTGCCGACGAACACGATGCGTTCGCCCGGCTGCATCACGCCCACCCGGTGCACGATCGTCGCCGCCAGCAAGGACCAGCGCTCGACCGCCGATGCCGCCACGGCATGCAACGCCGCTTCGGTCGCGCCGGGATAATGTTCCAGTTCCAGCGTGCCGACGCCATCGTCGGCGCGGACCAACCCGGTGAAGGTCGCCACCGCCCCTGCCCCGGCCGCTTCGATCGTCGCCATCTCCACGGCGACGTCGATCGCCGCGGCGTCGACCAGGATGCGGATCATCCGCCGGTCACCGGCGGGAAGATCGCCACTTCGCGCGCGCCGACGATCGAGGCGTCGAGCGGCACGAACACTTGGTCCACCGCGGCGCGTAGCCGGCCGCGATCGGCAAAGGCGCGGGCGTGATCCTCGCTGCGGGCGGCCAGCCAGTCGATCAGGGCGGCCACGGTCGCGATCTCGGCCGGCGGATCGATCCGCTCCTGCCCGATGCCGACCGCCTCGCGCACCCAGGCGAAGTACAGGATGTCGACCGCCATGGTCAGTCCATGTGCTTCAGGCCGACGCGCAGATAATCCCAACCCGTCACCAGCGTCAGCACCGCGGCACCCCACAAAGCGGCGAGCGACACGGTCTGCACCCAATGCCAATGCGGCAGCGCGCCGGCCAGGATCAGCCCGCCGAGCGACACGAGCTGCAGCGTCGTCTTCCACTTGGCGAGCTTCGACACCGGCACCGATACCTGCAATTGCGCCAGGAATTCGCGCAGGCCCGAGACCGCGATCTCGCGCAGCAGGATGATCATGCCCGCGACCAGCGACCAGCCCGCGATATCGCGCGTCGCCACCAGCATCAGCACGACCGCCGCAACCATGATCTTGTCGGCGATCGGATCCAGGAAGATGCCGAGTTTCGATACCGCCCCCTGCGCGCGCGCCAGATAGCCGTCGAAATAATCGGTGATGCCCATCAGGCAGTACAGCACGAAGGCGATGCCGTAGCCGGCCGCCCAGCTCGGCCACCACAGGAAGCCGATCAACAGCGGGACGGCGACGATCCGCGACAGGGTCAGCAGGTTTGGCAACGTCCACATCGGCTTGCTCTAGACCGACGCGCGGACGGGCGAAACCCATCGCGTGCGGCACGTGGTTAAGGCACGCCGATAAGCGGTTGCCGCTCCACCCGCCGCTCGGCTATGCCGCCTGCCTACCTGGTGCCAATTTCGAAAGCCGCTCCCGACCATGCTGAACGCGCTCGGACTACTCAAGGAGCGCCGATTTCTGCCGTTGTTCACCACCCAGTTCCTGGGCGCGTTCAACGACAATCTGTTCAAGCAATCGATGGTGCTGTTCGCGACGTACAGCATCTTCAACGATTCCGCGGCCGAGCAGGGCTTCAACGCGCTCGCCACCGGGCTGTCGACGCTGCCCTTCATCCTGTTCTCCGCGCTTGCCGGGCAACTGGCGGACAGCCACGACAAGGCGAAGATCATCCGCATCGTCAAGACGGCGGAAATCCTGATCATGCTGGTGGGCGCGGCCGGGCTGATCCTGGCCAAGAGCGGGCATACCCAGGCCGGGATCGTCTTCATGCTGGCGGCGGTATTCCTGCTCGGGGTGCACTCCACGTTCTTCGGGCCGATCAAATACGCCATCCTGCCGCAGCATCTGGAGGGTCATCAGGTGCTCGCCGGCACCGGGCTGGTCGAGGCCGGCACCTATATGGCGATCCTGATGGGCACGATCCTGGCGGGCTATATCTCGATCGAGACGGCGGCGATCGCGGTGCTGATCGTCGCCGGGATCGGCTGGTTCAGCGGCCGGCAAGTGCCCGCCGCCCCGCGCGAGGGCGCGGCGCTGGCGATCAACTACAATCCGTTCACCTCGTCCTGGCGGCTGATCAGCTCGACCATGCACGTGCCGCGCCTGTTCCTGGCGATCTGCGCGATCAGCTTCTTCTGGACGATCGGTGCCGTGCTGATCATCATCTTTCCGCCGCTGGTGAAGAACGTGCTGACCACCACGCAGGAGGTCGCCAGCCTGTTCACCGCGACCCTGTCGATCGGCATCGCGATCGGATCGGTGGTGATCAACAGCCTGTTGAAGGGCAAGATCTCGGCCAAATACGGGCCGGCATCGGTGATCGCCATGGGGGTGAGCGTGGTGGCGTTTTCGGTCCTGGTGCGGATGTGGGTGCCTGCGGAAGCGGGGCATTTCTACGACTGGCGCGAATTCATCGCCCAGCCGCGCGCCATTCCGGTGGTGCTGTCGCTGCTGGCGATCGCGATCACCGGGGGCATGTTCGTCGTGCCGCTCTACGCGTTCCTGACCACCACCGTGACCAAGGACCAGACCGCGCGCACCGTGGCGGCCAACAACGTGGTCAATTCCGCGGCGATGACGGTGGGCGCGATCGCCGTGATCTTCATCACTTCGCTAGGCGTGACGCCCGAGAACATGTTGCTGCTGGTCGCGGCGATGTGCCTGGTCGCGGCCTGGCTGGCGCAGAAGCTGCATCTCGCCTGCGACTGAGCGGCGCTAGAAGATCAGCGTGTAGATGCAGACGAAGAAGGCGGTGAAGCTGAGCGCGAACAGCTTCAGGTCGCTGTCGTCGGGGTGCGCCGTCTTCACCTTGGGCGCCGGCGCGATGCGGGCGCGGAACGGGTGTCGCGGCGTGGCGGCGGTGAGGAGTGTCTGGCTACGCATGCCGAACAGTTAATGCGTCGTTTACGATTCCGCCAATCACGAAGCTTGGTTAAGCCTGTCTTGTCGCGGGACAATCGCGCCGACGAATTTGGTGACGTGGCCGAGGTGACACCATGACGGATGCACCCGTTGGCGCTTCGGTAACATCCTGTCCGCTACGCGCAGCGCATGCGGTACGATTATCAATTCCACCGGCAGCGTGGCCGACAAGCGACATTCGGGCAGCAGCGACGCAGGGGTGGCGGCGGGATCGCCTTGATGCTGCTCGCCGGCGTGTTCGCAGGGCTCGTGATCGAGCGCGCGGTGCCGGATCTGCCATTCTCCCGCCAGCCGCCCGGCGTCGTCGGCACGCGGTTCGGGCTGTGCTTCACGGGGGGCGGGCAGAATTGCGTGGTTGATGGCGACACGTTCTGGATGGCGGGCGAGAAGATCCGCATCGCTGACATCGACACGCCCGAGACGCATCCCTCGCGTTGTGCGCTGGAGGCGGATCTTGGCGGCAAGGCGACGCTCCGGCTGCAGGCGCTGCTCAATGCCGGGCCGGTGACGCTGGCCTCAGCGGACCGCGATACGGATCGTTATGGTCGCAAGCTGCGCATCGTCGAACGCGGTGGGGAGTCGCTGGGCGACACATTGGTCGCCGAAGGGCTGGCGCGGCCTTGGGCGGGGCGACGCCGGCCATGGTGCGTGTAGCGAACCCTCTAAGTACTGTTACCTAGGTTCAGTTCAGTCGCAACCTTTCGGGTCGAGCGCGGTCGAGACACCTGCGCTAAGGATCGGTGTCTCGACTTCGCTCGACACGAACGGGTAATGTCGGACTGGGCCGCGGCGTTCGCCGGGGAGCAGTTACCTAGAAACGGACAAACTTACGGCCGGATCGCCGCGTCGTCGCGGTCGGTGATTTCCGCGTCGTCGACGTCGTCGTCCTCGAAATCCTCCTGGAGATCGTCTTCGTCGTCATCGTCTTCATCCGTTTCGGACTCATCGTCTTCTTCGCCGACTTCGTCGGTGGTCATCTCGATCTCGTCTTCGTTCTCGTCGTCATCTTCCTCGTCATCGCCCATGTCAGGGGCGAGATCGGTAAGGATGGTGCCGTCGGTCGGGCCGTCGCGCGTCACCTCGAGGATCTCGGCGCGCTGGCTTTCGTCATAGCCGTCTTCGTCGAAGCCGTCGTCGCCCGTGCCTTCGCCGGGAATCTGGTAGCCACCCATCGTCATGTCGCTTCTCCGGTGCCTGCAGGGGTGCAGGTCTCGAATGGTCGAACACCGGGCACGCCGCGCGGGTTCCGCGCCGCTGCGACGAACGGCAGATCAGGTGGGGCGGAACAGGCGCCCGCGCTCGGCAACCGCGACGATCGCCAGCGCGACCAGCCCGGCGGCGAAGAAGCCGACATACATTGGCACGGTCGTGCCGTCGAAGCTCTGCCCGATCAGCGCACCGATCAGCGCCCCGCCCGTGACGGTGATGAAGCCTTGGATGCTGGACGCGGTACCGGCGATATGCCCCATATTCTCCATCGCCATCGCCCCGAAGTTCGAGGTCGCCAGACCGAAGCAGGCCATCATCAGGGCCTGCAGGATGGCGAAGGTCAGCAGCGTTTCGAACCCCGCCCAGGCGAGCGCCAGATGCGCGCCGGCAAGCAGGATCAGCACCACCACCGCGGTGTGCGAGATGCGCCGCGTGCCGACGCGCACGACGATCGAGGAATTGAGCAGGTTGGCGACCGCCATCGTGCCGGCGGTCGCCGCGAACACCGGCACCAGCAGGTCGGCGCGATGGAAGGTATCGGCCAGGATCTGCTGGATCGAGTTGATATAGCCGTACAGCGCGCCGAGCAACGCGGTCGACGCCAGGGTGTAGCCGATCGACCAGCGGTCGGTCAGCGCCAGCTTGTAGCCGCTGCCCAGCCGCGCGGGTGACAGCGGCAGGCGATCCTCGGGATGCTGCGTCTCGGGCATGCGGATCCAGAACCACACCAGGATCGCGGCACTGACCGCGGCGATGCCCCAGAAGATCACCCGCCAGTCGCCGACCAGCAATACCGCCTGGCCGAAGGTCGGCGCGATCACCGGGGCGGCCATGAAGACGATGAACGCCAGGCTCATCACGCGCGCCATCTCGCGCCCGGCATAGCAATCGCGCACCAGCGCCACCGTCACCACGCGCGATGCGGCGATCGCGCAGCCACCGACGAAACGTGCGACGAGCAGCAACGTGAAGCTGCCCGAGAATGCCGCGACGACGTTGGCGATCACATAAGCGGCAAGCGCCAGTCCCAGGATCGGCTTGCGCCCGAAGCGATCGGCCAGCGGCCCGTGCACCAATTGCGCCACCCCGAAGCCGATCAGGAAGGCGGTGATGACATATTGCCGCTCGTTGGCGCTTGCCACGCCGAGCGCCTCGCCGATTGCGGGCAGAGCGGGCAGCATCGAATCGATGCCGAGCGCGGTCAGCGCCATCAGCCCGGCGATCAGCGCGACGAATTCGCGGAAACCGAGCGGCGGCGCGTTGGCGGCGCCTGCAGCGGATCGGCCGGCAATGTGCGGAGCGGGAGAATTCATGTGCGCTCTTCGCAGATGCAGCACCATGCGTCACCCCCAAAGCCCTGCGGCAGCCGCCCGCGCCAACGGAACGAAAAGCGGGGCCGGCCATTCACAAGGCTTCACCACCAGGAGACAGACGATGAGCGTTTTCGGCGCGATCAAGGACGCGATTTTCGGCCACAAGGAGGCGCCCGCCGCCACCACGGCGACGCCGGCGCCTGCGACTGCCACCCCTGCCCCGCATGCCGCGCCAGCCGCCGCTGCCCCGGCGCCTGCCGCCGCGGCAAAGCCCGCGCCGACCCGCGAAGCGATCGAGGCCGTGCTCGAGGATCGCGCGCAGGCACGCGGCGAGACGCTCAACTACAAGAGCTCGATCGTCGACCTGATGAAGGCGCTGGGCATGGATTCCAGCCTCGACAATCGCAAGAAACTGGCCACCGAGCTCGGCTATACCGGCGACCAGAACGACAGCGCGACGATGAACGTCTGGCTGCACGAAAAGACCATGGAGCGCCTGCTACGCTGACTTGACGCGCGGCATCGGGCGGCCCTAGTGTGTTATTATCGCAATACACATTGGAGCCGCCCATGTCCGCCAAGACCATTGCCATGATCGCCGCAGCCCTTGCCCTTGCCGCATGCGGCGACAAAGGCGACGGCACCAGCATAGCGATCAACGCCAGCACCGCCGAGGGCAACATGGTGGCCGGCGTCGATGGCAACGGACAATTGGCGATCAATCTGCCGGGCGGCTTTGCCGGCAGTATCAAGCTGCCCAAGCTGAAGCTCGATGCCGACGATTTCGACATGAACGGGGTGCATCTCTACCCCGGCTCGACGATCAGCGGCATGAACGTCGATGCCAGCCAGAAGCAGGGCAAGGATAGTGGCCTCGTCCGCATCAGCTTCCAGAGCCCGGCCGCACCCAGCAAGGTTCGCGACTGGTTCCTCGACAAATTGTCGAAGGAAGCGGGCTTCACGATCAAAGCGAGCGGCAATAGCCTGATCGGCACGACCGACGAAAAGCAGC contains:
- the moaD gene encoding molybdopterin converting factor subunit 1: MAVDILYFAWVREAVGIGQERIDPPAEIATVAALIDWLAARSEDHARAFADRGRLRAAVDQVFVPLDASIVGAREVAIFPPVTGG
- the pgsA gene encoding CDP-diacylglycerol--glycerol-3-phosphate 3-phosphatidyltransferase — encoded protein: MWTLPNLLTLSRIVAVPLLIGFLWWPSWAAGYGIAFVLYCLMGITDYFDGYLARAQGAVSKLGIFLDPIADKIMVAAVVLMLVATRDIAGWSLVAGMIILLREIAVSGLREFLAQLQVSVPVSKLAKWKTTLQLVSLGGLILAGALPHWHWVQTVSLAALWGAAVLTLVTGWDYLRVGLKHMD
- a CDS encoding MFS transporter, coding for MLNALGLLKERRFLPLFTTQFLGAFNDNLFKQSMVLFATYSIFNDSAAEQGFNALATGLSTLPFILFSALAGQLADSHDKAKIIRIVKTAEILIMLVGAAGLILAKSGHTQAGIVFMLAAVFLLGVHSTFFGPIKYAILPQHLEGHQVLAGTGLVEAGTYMAILMGTILAGYISIETAAIAVLIVAGIGWFSGRQVPAAPREGAALAINYNPFTSSWRLISSTMHVPRLFLAICAISFFWTIGAVLIIIFPPLVKNVLTTTQEVASLFTATLSIGIAIGSVVINSLLKGKISAKYGPASVIAMGVSVVAFSVLVRMWVPAEAGHFYDWREFIAQPRAIPVVLSLLAIAITGGMFVVPLYAFLTTTVTKDQTARTVAANNVVNSAAMTVGAIAVIFITSLGVTPENMLLLVAAMCLVAAWLAQKLHLACD
- a CDS encoding thermonuclease family protein; this encodes MRYDYQFHRQRGRQATFGQQRRRGGGGIALMLLAGVFAGLVIERAVPDLPFSRQPPGVVGTRFGLCFTGGGQNCVVDGDTFWMAGEKIRIADIDTPETHPSRCALEADLGGKATLRLQALLNAGPVTLASADRDTDRYGRKLRIVERGGESLGDTLVAEGLARPWAGRRRPWCV
- a CDS encoding DNA primase; this translates as MGGYQIPGEGTGDDGFDEDGYDESQRAEILEVTRDGPTDGTILTDLAPDMGDDEEDDDENEDEIEMTTDEVGEEDDESETDEDDDDEDDLQEDFEDDDVDDAEITDRDDAAIRP
- a CDS encoding multidrug effflux MFS transporter, which encodes MNSPAPHIAGRSAAGAANAPPLGFREFVALIAGLMALTALGIDSMLPALPAIGEALGVASANERQYVITAFLIGFGVAQLVHGPLADRFGRKPILGLALAAYVIANVVAAFSGSFTLLLVARFVGGCAIAASRVVTVALVRDCYAGREMARVMSLAFIVFMAAPVIAPTFGQAVLLVGDWRVIFWGIAAVSAAILVWFWIRMPETQHPEDRLPLSPARLGSGYKLALTDRWSIGYTLASTALLGALYGYINSIQQILADTFHRADLLVPVFAATAGTMAVANLLNSSIVVRVGTRRISHTAVVVLILLAGAHLALAWAGFETLLTFAILQALMMACFGLATSNFGAMAMENMGHIAGTASSIQGFITVTGGALIGALIGQSFDGTTVPMYVGFFAAGLVALAIVAVAERGRLFRPT
- a CDS encoding DUF3597 domain-containing protein yields the protein MSVFGAIKDAIFGHKEAPAATTATPAPATATPAPHAAPAAAAPAPAAAAKPAPTREAIEAVLEDRAQARGETLNYKSSIVDLMKALGMDSSLDNRKKLATELGYTGDQNDSATMNVWLHEKTMERLLR